Proteins co-encoded in one bacterium genomic window:
- a CDS encoding type II toxin-antitoxin system prevent-host-death family antitoxin, translating to MANETTYTKARANFAALCDDVASGRQAIIIRRRGAEDVALISASELSSIRETAHLLRSPRNAERLLKSLLRAKSGKGKARTIAQLRKELKIDEKS from the coding sequence ATGGCCAACGAAACTACTTATACCAAAGCAAGAGCAAACTTTGCCGCGTTATGTGACGATGTTGCTTCCGGCCGCCAAGCTATCATTATCCGGCGTCGTGGTGCCGAAGACGTAGCACTCATATCTGCGAGCGAACTTAGCAGTATTCGTGAAACTGCCCACCTGCTGCGTTCTCCACGAAACGCCGAACGTTTGCTGAAGTCCTTGCTCAGAGCAAAATCCGGCAAGGGAAAGGCCAGGACCATTGCACAGCTTCGAAAAGAACTGAAGATTGACGAAAAATCATAA
- a CDS encoding Txe/YoeB family addiction module toxin gives MTKNHKLKPTAVFHAEFIEDLRYWVETNRKVALRAFDLIEALLRDPFRDMGKPEPLKYMLSGAWSRRLTEEHRVVYLVQSNQIDFLQARYHY, from the coding sequence TTGACGAAAAATCATAAACTCAAACCAACTGCTGTTTTCCATGCTGAATTCATTGAAGATCTTCGTTACTGGGTTGAGACAAATCGTAAAGTTGCGTTGCGAGCCTTCGATTTGATTGAAGCACTCCTCCGAGACCCCTTTCGAGACATGGGGAAACCGGAGCCATTGAAATACATGCTCTCCGGTGCGTGGTCACGCCGACTGACGGAAGAGCATCGCGTTGTGTATCTGGTACAATCAAACCAAATTGATTTTCTACAAGCGCGCTATCACTACTGA
- a CDS encoding YwbE family protein: MNGQNRSSIKPGITVLIVLKQDQHTGKLTKGVVQDVLTKSPNHRHGIKVRLVDGQVGRVKQIVA; this comes from the coding sequence TTGAACGGACAGAATCGCTCGAGTATTAAGCCTGGCATCACGGTGTTGATCGTTTTAAAGCAGGATCAGCACACGGGAAAATTGACCAAAGGTGTCGTTCAAGATGTTCTTACTAAATCACCGAATCATCGGCACGGCATCAAAGTGCGTCTTGTCGATGGACAAGTGGGCCGCGTCAAACAAATTGTCGCGTGA